A genomic window from Leptolyngbya sp. BL0902 includes:
- a CDS encoding recombinase family protein, whose translation MTPPTNPGFGLSDKIQWPHLDRLAVVYVRQSTLQQVSDHQESTRLQYGLVTRAEALGWPPERILTIDEDLGKSGSSAAGRSGFQRLVSEVGLNHVGLILGVEMSRLARSCKDWHQLLEICALFGTLIADLDGIYDPSQYNDRLLLGLKGTMSEAELHLLKQRMMQGKRTKAQRGELGFNVPIGYICRPSGEVQFDPDEQVRQVVRLIFRKFEELGTLNATLRYLVSHDIQVGVRVLYGLDKGELQWRRPNRPTLQNLLKNPAYAGAYAYGRKQVDARRKQAGRPHTGCVVKPPEEWLVLIQDHHPAYISWEQYQRNGAQLKANRNRADELGHAREGVGLLSGLLVCGRCGCRLQVQYHRAGGYHRYVCNRAMSDYGGQFCQHVSGTCLDEYVTGQVLRALEPAALDLSLAAAAHLEQDRAELDILWQQRLERAQFEADRAQRHYQFVEPENRLVARQLAQAWEAALQAQHTLRDDYQRFCHDQPKGLSPDEKQQIQQLADSLPLLWAAPTTTMAQRKDVIRQMIDGILMTVVGDTEQVQVTIKWAGGDSSQAQITRPVAKWTQLSDYPQLCQRLEQLTQANLTTRDIIDCLHQDGFRPPKRRQTFNPEMVQTLIRKLGLRSHAATPAKAPLPPPEWWLPDLAAKLDMPTMTLYNWVQRGWVKARQPAEPPKHWIIWADEAELERLRTHRQCPTREILRQRWQGETPSIACPPD comes from the coding sequence ATGACTCCTCCCACTAATCCTGGATTCGGGCTGTCAGACAAAATTCAATGGCCGCATCTCGACCGATTAGCTGTGGTGTATGTGCGCCAGTCCACGCTGCAGCAAGTGAGCGACCATCAAGAATCCACCCGTTTACAATATGGCTTAGTAACGCGAGCCGAAGCGCTGGGCTGGCCCCCTGAGCGCATCCTCACCATTGACGAAGATTTAGGGAAATCCGGCAGTAGCGCGGCAGGGCGTTCGGGCTTCCAACGACTGGTCAGCGAAGTGGGGCTGAACCACGTCGGTTTGATTCTGGGCGTTGAGATGTCGCGGTTGGCCCGCTCCTGCAAGGACTGGCATCAGCTGCTGGAAATCTGTGCCCTCTTCGGCACGTTGATAGCGGATCTCGATGGCATCTACGACCCGAGCCAGTACAACGACCGGTTGCTGTTGGGCTTAAAAGGCACCATGAGTGAAGCCGAATTACATCTCCTGAAACAACGGATGATGCAGGGAAAACGGACAAAGGCCCAACGCGGCGAGCTGGGGTTCAACGTTCCCATTGGCTACATTTGTCGTCCATCGGGGGAAGTGCAATTTGACCCGGATGAGCAGGTGCGTCAGGTGGTGCGATTAATCTTCCGCAAATTTGAGGAATTAGGCACCCTCAATGCCACCCTACGGTATTTGGTCAGTCATGACATTCAAGTGGGGGTGCGGGTGTTGTATGGCCTCGACAAAGGGGAGTTGCAGTGGCGACGTCCGAATCGCCCGACCTTACAAAATCTGCTAAAAAATCCCGCCTATGCCGGAGCCTATGCCTACGGACGTAAACAAGTCGATGCCCGCAGAAAGCAAGCCGGTCGTCCCCATACTGGCTGTGTCGTCAAACCCCCTGAAGAGTGGCTGGTCTTAATCCAAGACCACCACCCGGCCTACATTTCCTGGGAGCAGTACCAGCGGAATGGGGCTCAACTGAAAGCGAATCGGAATCGAGCGGATGAACTCGGCCATGCGCGAGAGGGAGTGGGTCTTTTGAGTGGGCTTCTGGTGTGTGGGCGATGTGGATGCCGTCTGCAGGTTCAATATCACCGGGCAGGCGGCTATCACCGCTATGTCTGCAATCGGGCGATGAGCGATTATGGGGGCCAATTTTGCCAGCACGTGTCGGGCACCTGTCTGGATGAGTATGTCACGGGACAAGTGCTGCGCGCCTTGGAGCCGGCTGCTTTAGACCTTTCCTTGGCGGCTGCCGCTCATCTGGAGCAAGACCGAGCCGAGCTTGATATTCTATGGCAACAGCGATTGGAGCGGGCTCAGTTCGAAGCCGATAGAGCCCAGCGGCATTACCAGTTCGTTGAGCCGGAAAATCGCTTAGTCGCCCGACAACTGGCTCAAGCATGGGAAGCTGCATTGCAGGCTCAGCACACCCTGCGGGACGACTACCAGCGGTTTTGTCATGACCAACCGAAAGGCCTCTCGCCTGACGAAAAGCAGCAGATTCAGCAACTCGCAGACAGCCTGCCCCTACTCTGGGCCGCGCCCACGACCACGATGGCGCAACGCAAAGACGTGATTCGACAGATGATTGACGGCATCCTCATGACCGTGGTGGGCGATACCGAACAGGTACAGGTGACGATTAAATGGGCGGGCGGCGATTCGAGTCAGGCTCAGATCACTCGCCCGGTCGCCAAATGGACTCAACTGAGTGACTACCCGCAACTGTGTCAACGGCTTGAACAACTGACCCAGGCCAATCTCACCACCCGCGACATCATTGACTGCTTGCATCAAGACGGGTTTCGCCCCCCAAAGCGTCGTCAAACCTTCAATCCAGAAATGGTGCAAACGTTAATTCGCAAGCTTGGCTTAAGATCTCACGCAGCGACTCCGGCAAAAGCACCGTTGCCGCCCCCCGAATGGTGGTTGCCGGACTTGGCTGCCAAACTGGACATGCCGACGATGACCCTCTATAACTGGGTGCAACGAGGGTGGGTGAAGGCCAGACAACCGGCAGAACCCCCTAAACACTGGATCATTTGGGCCGATGAGGCCGAACTGGAACGCCTCAGAACTCACCGTCAATGCCCCACCCGGGAGATCCTCAGGCAACGCTGGCAAGGGGAAACACCCAGCATTGCTTGTCCTCCTGACTAG
- a CDS encoding N-acetylmannosamine-6-phosphate 2-epimerase — translation MDIRLKALRGGLVVSCQAPATSPLHHPQVIAAMAAAAVQQGAVGVRIDSPSHIEAVRQRVNQPIIGLWKQVLPPSSVYITPQRHHAEAVAEAGSDIIAVDATQRPRPGQETLAELIDYIHTHLNKPVMADVDNLNNALWAIEAGADCVGTTLFGYTEATQGETPPSLDLLRAMVEHCAVPVICEGGIASPEMARAALEAGAFTVVVGTALTGIDSLVNQYVAALQP, via the coding sequence ATGGATATAAGGTTGAAGGCCCTGCGGGGTGGATTGGTGGTGTCCTGTCAGGCTCCGGCTACATCACCGTTGCACCATCCCCAGGTGATCGCGGCCATGGCGGCGGCGGCGGTGCAGCAGGGCGCGGTGGGGGTGCGGATTGATTCTCCCAGCCACATTGAGGCGGTGCGGCAGCGGGTTAATCAGCCCATTATTGGCCTGTGGAAGCAGGTGTTGCCGCCGTCTTCGGTGTATATTACGCCCCAGCGCCACCATGCCGAGGCCGTGGCCGAGGCGGGTAGCGACATCATCGCCGTCGATGCCACCCAGCGGCCTCGTCCGGGGCAGGAAACCCTGGCAGAGTTGATTGACTACATCCACACCCACCTCAACAAACCCGTGATGGCGGATGTGGACAACCTCAATAATGCGCTCTGGGCCATCGAAGCCGGGGCCGACTGCGTGGGCACCACCCTCTTTGGCTATACCGAAGCCACCCAGGGGGAAACACCCCCCAGCCTGGATCTGCTGCGGGCTATGGTGGAACACTGTGCCGTACCTGTGATCTGTGAAGGGGGCATTGCCTCGCCGGAGATGGCCCGTGCCGCCCTCGAAGCAGGGGCCTTTACCGTAGTGGTAGGCACCGCCCTCACGGGTATCGACAGCCTGGTAAACCAGTATGTAGCGGCCCTTCAGCCCTAG
- a CDS encoding nicotinate-nucleotide adenylyltransferase codes for MTSIALFGTSADPPHRGHAAVLTWLAERFDHVAVWTANNPFKPQQTELSHRFRMLDLLVSDVAAPPGRVQVHPELSHLRSIVSIERAKQHWPEARLSLVIGSDLVAQLPTWYRAEDIFAAVDLLIVPRPGHPCDAAGLEFLRQRTGVTVAHLPNPVDTASSDYRQTCDDLALTPAVQAYLDQHHLYPCPENSRKTLIPSSQNLP; via the coding sequence ATGACCTCCATTGCCCTATTTGGTACCAGCGCCGACCCACCCCACCGGGGCCATGCTGCCGTGCTCACCTGGCTGGCCGAGCGGTTTGACCATGTGGCGGTTTGGACGGCCAACAACCCCTTCAAGCCGCAACAAACGGAACTCAGCCACCGCTTTCGGATGCTGGATCTGCTGGTGAGCGACGTGGCTGCGCCCCCCGGACGGGTGCAGGTGCATCCCGAACTCAGCCACCTCCGATCCATCGTCAGCATCGAGCGGGCCAAGCAGCATTGGCCAGAGGCGCGTCTATCCCTGGTGATTGGGTCGGATTTGGTGGCGCAACTGCCCACCTGGTATCGGGCGGAGGACATCTTTGCGGCGGTGGATCTGCTGATCGTGCCGCGTCCCGGCCATCCCTGCGATGCGGCGGGGCTTGAGTTTCTGCGCCAACGCACCGGGGTAACGGTGGCCCACCTGCCCAACCCTGTGGATACGGCCTCCTCCGACTATCGCCAAACCTGTGACGACCTCGCCCTCACCCCCGCCGTGCAAGCCTACCTTGACCAACACCACCTCTACCCATGCCCGGAAAACTCCAGAAAAACGCTAATCCCCTCCTCACAAAACCTGCCCTAG
- a CDS encoding nicotinate phosphoribosyltransferase, with protein MASPAALAPPMIVSPPDYGLLTDLYQLTMVACYAGEGLDQRRASFELFARRLPQNYGYLVAMGLAQGLEYLSQLRFSEEQIAALQRTGLFTQAPEAFWELLRAGRFTGDVWAVPEGTVVFAQEPFLRVEAPLWQAQLVETYLLNTLNYQTLVATRAARLREVAGPAARLLEFGTRRAFSPQASLWAARAALAAGLDATSNVLAAAQLGQIPAGTMAHALVMAFSALEQGEEEAFAAFHRYFPGAALLIDTYDPVVAAARLAAQARPGQPPVAAVRLDSGDLAKVSQAVRHHLPQALIMASGDVDEYEITRLRRAGATIDGYGLGTKLVTGEPVNGVYKLVELDGTPVMKEASGKATYPGRKQIFRRYEGTQAVADRLGLMTEAPQPGERPLLQRVMHQGQPVFEVEPLGEIATRTAQSVAALPQAVRSIDQPPAYPVELSPDLQALTDSTRRPMAHPAPSPISSRRP; from the coding sequence ATGGCCTCCCCTGCTGCGCTGGCCCCACCGATGATCGTTAGCCCCCCCGACTATGGTCTGCTGACGGATCTCTATCAGCTCACCATGGTGGCCTGCTACGCGGGAGAGGGCTTAGATCAGCGGCGGGCCAGTTTCGAGCTTTTTGCCCGTCGGTTGCCGCAAAACTATGGCTACCTAGTGGCGATGGGGTTGGCCCAGGGGTTGGAATACCTCAGCCAACTGCGGTTTTCGGAGGAACAGATCGCCGCGTTGCAGCGTACGGGGCTCTTTACCCAAGCTCCAGAGGCATTTTGGGAGCTATTGCGGGCAGGGCGCTTTACGGGCGATGTCTGGGCCGTGCCAGAGGGAACGGTGGTGTTTGCCCAGGAGCCCTTCCTTCGCGTTGAAGCGCCCCTGTGGCAGGCCCAACTGGTAGAAACCTACCTCCTCAACACCCTCAACTACCAAACCCTGGTGGCCACACGGGCAGCGCGGCTGCGGGAGGTGGCGGGGCCAGCGGCGCGACTGCTAGAGTTTGGCACACGGCGGGCCTTTAGCCCCCAAGCTTCTCTGTGGGCGGCTAGGGCGGCTTTGGCGGCGGGGCTAGATGCCACCTCCAATGTGTTGGCGGCGGCGCAGTTGGGGCAGATCCCAGCGGGCACCATGGCCCATGCCCTAGTGATGGCCTTCAGCGCCCTCGAACAAGGCGAAGAGGAAGCCTTTGCGGCCTTCCATCGGTATTTTCCGGGGGCGGCGCTGCTGATCGACACCTACGACCCGGTGGTGGCGGCGGCACGGTTGGCGGCTCAGGCGCGGCCAGGTCAGCCCCCGGTGGCGGCGGTGCGGCTTGATTCGGGCGACTTGGCCAAGGTTTCCCAGGCGGTGCGCCACCATTTGCCCCAGGCGTTGATTATGGCCAGTGGGGATGTGGATGAATACGAAATTACTCGGCTGCGGCGGGCGGGCGCTACCATAGATGGCTACGGCCTGGGCACCAAGCTGGTGACGGGGGAACCTGTGAACGGCGTCTACAAACTGGTGGAACTAGACGGCACCCCTGTGATGAAAGAGGCCAGCGGCAAAGCCACCTACCCAGGCCGCAAGCAAATCTTTCGGCGCTATGAGGGCACCCAGGCCGTGGCGGATCGTTTGGGGCTGATGACGGAAGCCCCGCAGCCCGGAGAGCGGCCCCTCCTGCAACGGGTCATGCACCAAGGCCAGCCTGTGTTTGAGGTCGAGCCCCTAGGGGAGATTGCCACCCGCACGGCCCAGTCCGTTGCGGCCCTGCCCCAGGCCGTGCGCTCCATCGATCAGCCCCCGGCCTATCCTGTTGAGTTGTCCCCTGATTTACAAGCCTTGACGGATAGCACCCGTCGCCCCATGGCTCATCCTGCTCCCTCGCCCATTTCCTCCCGACGCCCATGA
- a CDS encoding peptidoglycan-binding protein: MPGSAQPSETGLSQPSIASPFPRRRALWRGCWQRGGVLVLVSGLCLGAPLSSLAWANGRWGSVVYVNTPAGYALNSRWGPGTTFGVHQKNMRGCPLELSGTSRRGWLQLTNGTWVANNWVTTTPPRERMACVSFPSRQTVAIVTTPPGYALNIRRGPGTSYPLVGQYVHGSRLPFTGRFNGNWTELTDGTWVDGSFLQFAPGQGPPAQPTPIPTPTPTPTPDPYVQDLQRRLRQLGYLPPNFVISGFYDAETQAAVRTFQRVNGLAETGIVDAATWQALYNATQPQPPGPVSRQMRVNAGDSIQADAFSGPGPEPEYRKVATFANGTIVTTTGQVVGNWTEIQGNMWIFTAWLQPL, from the coding sequence ATGCCGGGGTCTGCACAGCCCTCAGAAACCGGGTTGTCTCAACCGTCTATCGCTTCCCCTTTTCCTCGGCGGCGGGCACTGTGGCGCGGTTGCTGGCAGCGCGGCGGTGTTCTGGTGCTGGTCAGCGGATTGTGCCTCGGTGCGCCCCTCTCCTCCCTGGCCTGGGCCAATGGCCGTTGGGGCAGCGTGGTCTATGTCAATACGCCAGCGGGCTATGCCCTCAATAGCCGTTGGGGGCCAGGGACAACCTTCGGCGTTCACCAAAAGAATATGCGGGGCTGTCCCCTAGAGCTATCGGGCACCAGCCGTCGGGGTTGGCTACAGCTCACCAACGGCACCTGGGTGGCCAACAACTGGGTGACAACCACGCCCCCTCGCGAACGGATGGCCTGCGTGAGCTTTCCCAGTCGCCAAACCGTGGCCATTGTGACCACGCCACCGGGCTATGCCCTCAATATTCGGCGCGGCCCTGGTACAAGCTATCCCCTGGTTGGGCAGTACGTCCACGGCAGCCGCCTCCCTTTTACCGGGCGCTTCAACGGCAACTGGACGGAACTCACGGACGGCACCTGGGTGGATGGGAGTTTTCTCCAGTTTGCCCCCGGCCAAGGCCCACCCGCCCAACCAACGCCCATCCCAACCCCAACCCCAACGCCCACGCCGGATCCCTACGTGCAGGATTTGCAGCGACGGCTGAGGCAGTTGGGCTATTTGCCGCCCAATTTCGTCATCAGCGGGTTCTACGACGCCGAAACCCAGGCGGCTGTACGCACCTTTCAGCGGGTCAACGGCTTAGCAGAGACAGGCATTGTAGACGCCGCCACCTGGCAAGCTCTCTACAACGCCACCCAACCCCAACCCCCCGGCCCGGTCAGCCGCCAGATGCGCGTCAATGCGGGAGATTCCATCCAGGCCGACGCCTTCTCAGGGCCGGGGCCAGAGCCAGAGTATCGAAAAGTCGCTACCTTTGCCAATGGCACCATTGTCACCACCACGGGCCAGGTGGTCGGCAACTGGACAGAAATCCAGGGCAATATGTGGATCTTTACCGCATGGCTACAGCCCTTATAG
- a CDS encoding diflavin flavoprotein: protein MVAAVANPQQKRLTIAVEAIAEEVTTIRSLDWDRDRFDIEFGLQNGTTYNSFIIRGDKTALVDTSHAKFRELYLKTLTGEIDPKTIDYLVISHTEPDHSGLVRDVLELAPQATVVGAKVAIAFLEDLVHRPFERLIVKNGDTLELGNGHTLEFVSAPNLHWPDTIFTYDHKTGILFTCDAFGMHFCSDATYDEDLEVLSPDFRFYYECLMAPNARSVLAAMKRMDALPPVNMIATGHGPLLRYNVAELTGRYQRWSQEKTKAEDLVAVFYVSDYGYSDRLSQALARGITKTSVAVEMMDMRSADPQEVTELVNRAKGLVIGLPPASGPIANETQATLGTILAAVNGKQTVGLFESYGGNDEPIDPLANKFQDLELAAAFAPLRVKDTPSEALYQRCEEMGTDLGQALAQAGKMKKLKSLDADLEKALGRISSGLYIITAQKGERSGAMLASWVSQASFQPLGFTVAVAKDRAIESLMQVGDTFVLNVLEEGKHLPLMKHFLKRFAPGADRFAGVRTRPATNGSPILADALAYLECDVTSRMEVSDHWIVYCTVQDGKVSHPDGLTAVHHRKVGNYY, encoded by the coding sequence ATGGTTGCAGCCGTCGCAAATCCTCAACAGAAGCGCCTCACCATTGCGGTGGAAGCCATCGCCGAAGAGGTGACGACGATTCGGTCGCTGGATTGGGATCGAGATCGCTTCGACATCGAGTTTGGCCTGCAAAACGGCACCACCTACAACTCCTTCATCATTCGCGGCGACAAAACCGCCCTGGTGGATACCTCCCACGCCAAGTTTCGGGAGCTTTACCTCAAGACCCTGACCGGGGAAATTGACCCCAAAACCATTGATTACCTCGTCATCAGCCACACCGAACCCGACCACAGCGGCCTAGTGCGCGATGTGCTGGAACTGGCCCCGCAGGCCACCGTTGTAGGGGCCAAGGTCGCTATTGCCTTTTTGGAAGACCTGGTACACCGTCCCTTCGAGCGGTTGATTGTCAAAAATGGCGACACCCTAGAACTGGGCAACGGCCATACCCTGGAATTTGTCAGCGCCCCCAATCTGCACTGGCCCGACACGATTTTTACCTACGACCACAAAACAGGCATTCTCTTCACCTGCGATGCCTTCGGGATGCACTTTTGCAGCGATGCCACCTACGACGAAGACCTGGAGGTGCTGTCTCCCGATTTTCGCTTTTACTACGAGTGTTTGATGGCTCCCAACGCCCGCTCGGTGCTGGCGGCGATGAAGCGGATGGACGCCCTGCCCCCGGTAAATATGATCGCCACCGGGCACGGCCCCCTGCTGCGCTACAACGTCGCCGAACTGACCGGACGCTACCAGCGCTGGAGCCAGGAGAAAACCAAGGCCGAAGACCTGGTGGCCGTGTTCTACGTGTCGGACTACGGCTATAGCGACCGCCTCTCCCAGGCGTTAGCGCGGGGCATCACCAAAACCAGCGTGGCGGTGGAAATGATGGACATGCGCTCCGCCGACCCCCAGGAGGTGACGGAACTGGTGAACCGGGCCAAGGGCTTGGTGATTGGTCTGCCCCCCGCCTCTGGCCCCATCGCCAACGAAACCCAGGCCACCCTCGGCACCATCCTGGCGGCGGTTAACGGCAAGCAAACCGTCGGCCTGTTCGAGTCCTACGGCGGCAACGACGAACCCATCGACCCCCTGGCCAACAAGTTCCAAGACCTGGAACTTGCTGCCGCCTTTGCGCCCCTGCGGGTCAAAGACACCCCCAGCGAAGCCCTCTACCAGCGCTGCGAAGAAATGGGCACCGACCTCGGCCAAGCCCTGGCCCAGGCCGGAAAAATGAAAAAGCTCAAATCCCTCGATGCCGACCTAGAAAAAGCCCTCGGTCGCATCAGCAGCGGCCTCTACATCATCACCGCCCAAAAAGGCGAACGCTCTGGGGCCATGTTGGCCTCCTGGGTGTCCCAGGCCAGCTTCCAGCCCCTTGGTTTCACCGTGGCGGTGGCGAAGGATCGGGCCATCGAATCCCTGATGCAGGTGGGTGATACCTTTGTGCTCAACGTCCTAGAAGAGGGCAAGCACCTGCCGCTGATGAAGCATTTCCTTAAGCGCTTTGCCCCCGGTGCCGACCGTTTCGCCGGAGTCCGCACCCGCCCCGCCACCAATGGTTCCCCCATTTTGGCCGATGCCCTGGCTTACCTAGAATGCGACGTCACCAGCCGCATGGAGGTGAGCGACCACTGGATCGTCTACTGCACCGTCCAGGATGGCAAGGTGTCTCACCCCGATGGCCTCACAGCGGTTCACCATCGCAAGGTGGGCAACTATTACTAA
- the aroC gene encoding chorismate synthase, with product MGSTFGQLFRITTFGESHGGGVGVVIDGCPPRLEISVEEIQAELDRRRPGQSKITTPRKENDRCEILSGVFQGKTLGTPISILVRNQDTRPQDYSEMATTYRPSHADATYDAKYGFRNYQGGGRSSARETIGRVAAGAVAKKILQQVAGVEIIGYVKRIQDLEGTVDPETVTLEQVESNIVRCPDAEAAEHMIARIEAIRDQGDSIGGVVECVARGVPIGLGDPVFDKLEADLAKGVMSLPASKGFELGSGFAGTLLTGSEHNDEYYTDENGQLRTRTNRSGGTQGGISNGETIIIRAAFKPTATIRKAQNTVTNSGEATVLSARGRHDPCVLPRAVPMVEAMMALVLCDHLLRHHGQCTLF from the coding sequence ATGGGCAGTACTTTTGGGCAGCTATTTCGCATTACCACCTTTGGCGAATCCCACGGTGGCGGCGTGGGCGTGGTGATTGATGGCTGTCCACCCCGGCTGGAGATCAGCGTTGAGGAAATCCAGGCGGAGCTAGATCGGCGGCGACCGGGCCAAAGCAAAATTACCACCCCCCGCAAGGAAAACGACCGCTGCGAGATTCTTTCCGGCGTGTTCCAGGGCAAAACCCTAGGGACGCCCATTTCCATCCTGGTGCGCAACCAAGACACCCGTCCCCAGGACTATAGCGAAATGGCCACCACCTATCGCCCCTCCCACGCCGACGCCACCTACGACGCCAAGTACGGCTTCCGCAACTACCAGGGCGGCGGACGATCCTCGGCGCGGGAAACCATTGGCCGAGTGGCGGCGGGGGCCGTGGCCAAGAAAATCCTTCAGCAGGTGGCCGGGGTAGAAATCATCGGCTACGTCAAGCGCATTCAGGATTTGGAGGGCACCGTTGACCCCGAAACCGTCACCCTAGAGCAGGTGGAGAGCAACATCGTGCGCTGCCCCGATGCCGAAGCCGCCGAGCACATGATCGCCCGCATCGAAGCCATCCGCGACCAAGGGGATTCCATCGGCGGCGTGGTGGAGTGTGTGGCCCGTGGCGTACCTATCGGTCTGGGGGATCCCGTGTTCGACAAACTGGAGGCCGATCTCGCCAAGGGCGTGATGTCCCTCCCGGCTAGCAAGGGCTTTGAGTTGGGTTCTGGCTTTGCGGGCACCCTGCTAACGGGTAGCGAACACAACGATGAATACTACACCGACGAAAACGGCCAGCTCCGCACCCGCACCAACCGATCCGGCGGCACCCAGGGCGGCATCTCCAACGGCGAAACCATCATTATCCGCGCCGCCTTCAAGCCCACGGCCACCATTCGCAAGGCCCAAAACACCGTCACCAACAGCGGCGAAGCCACCGTCCTCTCCGCCCGTGGTCGCCACGATCCCTGCGTGTTGCCCCGCGCTGTGCCCATGGTGGAAGCCATGATGGCCCTGGTGCTGTGCGATCATCTGCTGCGTCACCACGGCCAATGCACCCTGTTCTAA
- a CDS encoding aldo/keto reductase: protein METRLLGTTDIAISPIILGTWQAGKKGWVNIDDETVIHAMQAALEAGITTFDTAEIYGDGYSETLVGKALANRRERVVIATKVFPHHLRFNQVMEACEQSLRRLQTEVIDLYQIHWPSGSFGSEVVPIGETMAALNALKDQGKIRAIGVSNFSRAQLEEAAQHGRIDSLQPPYSLFWRGVEVDQQPYCIDHCLTIMAYSSLAQGLLTGKFDAAHRFPDADIRSKNKLFRPPLYNTALAALAELRPIAHRHRTTIGNLALAWLLAQPQTTAIVGVRNALQAQENAKAATLHLSPQDLEDMDAISRTVTDYVDTDPVMWNFGGE, encoded by the coding sequence ATGGAAACCCGCCTGTTGGGCACCACAGATATCGCGATTAGCCCCATCATTTTGGGCACCTGGCAAGCAGGGAAGAAAGGCTGGGTCAACATCGATGATGAGACCGTGATCCACGCCATGCAGGCGGCTCTGGAGGCAGGCATCACCACCTTTGACACCGCCGAAATCTATGGAGATGGCTACTCCGAAACCCTCGTCGGCAAGGCCCTCGCTAATCGGCGGGAGCGGGTGGTGATTGCGACCAAGGTATTTCCCCACCATCTCCGGTTCAACCAGGTGATGGAGGCGTGCGAACAGTCCCTGCGGCGGCTACAAACGGAGGTGATTGACCTCTACCAAATCCACTGGCCCTCTGGCTCCTTTGGTAGCGAGGTGGTGCCCATCGGTGAAACCATGGCCGCCCTCAATGCTTTAAAAGATCAGGGAAAAATTCGGGCCATCGGCGTCTCCAACTTCTCTCGAGCCCAGCTTGAGGAGGCAGCTCAGCATGGCCGTATTGACAGTCTTCAGCCGCCCTACTCCCTCTTTTGGCGCGGCGTAGAAGTGGATCAACAGCCCTACTGCATCGATCATTGCCTGACGATCATGGCCTATTCCTCCCTGGCCCAAGGTTTGCTGACAGGCAAATTTGATGCGGCCCATCGTTTTCCAGATGCCGACATTCGCAGCAAAAACAAGCTGTTTCGTCCGCCCCTTTACAACACGGCCCTCGCCGCTTTGGCCGAACTGCGCCCCATTGCCCATCGCCACCGCACCACCATTGGCAATCTGGCCCTCGCCTGGCTGTTGGCCCAGCCCCAAACCACCGCCATTGTGGGGGTTCGCAATGCTCTCCAGGCCCAGGAAAACGCCAAAGCCGCCACCCTCCACCTCTCCCCCCAAGACTTGGAAGATATGGACGCCATTAGCCGCACCGTCACCGACTATGTGGATACCGACCCGGTGATGTGGAACTTCGGCGGTGAGTGA
- a CDS encoding NUDIX hydrolase yields MPGKLQKNANPLLTKPALADFKVGVDNVIFSVDTHQNRLLVLVVMRHQDPYMGYWSLPGTLVRQGESLEAAAYRVLSEKIRVNTLYLEQLYTFGGPQRDPREAPTAYDVRYLSVSHFALVRFEDAELIADGVSGIAWYPLAQVPQLAFDHNEILTYGYQRLRNKLEYSPIAFDVLPELFTLGDLYQLYVTVLGEGFSDYSNFRTRLLKLGFLQDTGQKTSRGAGRPASLYRFNAAAFAPLKDKPMVFI; encoded by the coding sequence ATGCCCGGAAAACTCCAGAAAAACGCTAATCCCCTCCTCACAAAACCTGCCCTAGCCGACTTTAAGGTGGGCGTAGACAACGTGATTTTTTCCGTTGATACCCACCAAAATCGACTGCTGGTGCTGGTGGTGATGCGCCACCAAGACCCCTACATGGGCTACTGGAGTTTGCCCGGAACCCTCGTGCGTCAGGGCGAATCCCTCGAAGCTGCCGCTTACCGGGTGCTGTCCGAAAAAATCCGGGTCAACACCCTCTACCTAGAACAGCTCTATACCTTTGGTGGCCCCCAGCGCGACCCCCGCGAGGCCCCCACGGCCTACGATGTGCGCTACCTCTCGGTGAGCCACTTTGCCCTGGTGCGGTTTGAGGACGCTGAGCTGATTGCCGATGGCGTCAGCGGCATTGCCTGGTATCCCCTGGCCCAGGTGCCCCAGCTCGCCTTCGACCACAACGAAATTCTCACCTACGGCTATCAACGCCTACGCAACAAGCTGGAATATAGCCCCATCGCCTTTGATGTGCTGCCAGAATTGTTTACCCTCGGCGATCTCTACCAACTGTATGTCACCGTGTTGGGGGAGGGGTTTTCCGATTATTCCAACTTCCGTACCCGCCTGCTCAAGCTAGGATTTCTGCAAGATACCGGACAGAAGACCTCACGGGGAGCCGGACGCCCCGCCAGTCTCTACCGCTTTAACGCCGCTGCCTTTGCCCCCCTCAAGGATAAGCCTATGGTCTTTATCTGA